From a single Arachis hypogaea cultivar Tifrunner chromosome 3, arahy.Tifrunner.gnm2.J5K5, whole genome shotgun sequence genomic region:
- the LOC112789030 gene encoding transcription initiation factor TFIID subunit 15 isoform X2: MASHQGKVPPSNGSVYVCNLPFGTDETMLAEYFGTIGLIKKDKRTGRPKIWLYRDKETNEPKGDATVTYEDPHAAVAAVEWFNNKDFHGSTIGVFIAESKNKDEQAYNSVAEPAVAGNVGGLEETTRDVNGGSGRGRGQIDSSGKAWQQEGDWLCPNTSCSNVNFAFRGACNRCGSARPVGAAGVAGGGGRGKGRASQGQESGGVGRPVTGGLFGPNDWPCPMCGNINWAKRTKCNICNTNKPGHNEGGVRGGRGGGYKELDEEEIEETRRRRREAEDDGELYDEFGNLKKKFRAKTQQAEAARVLPGSGRAGWEVEDLVTGDH; encoded by the exons ATGGCAAGCCATCAAGGGAAAGTTCCTCCTTCGAATGGGTCTGTGTATGTATGCAACTTGCCTTTTGGCACTGACGAAACCATGTTGGCCGAGTATTTTGGCACCATTGGTTTGATCAAG AAAGATAAACGGACCGGGAGGCCTAAAATATGGTTATATCGAGACAAAGAGACTAATGAACCAAAGGGAGATGCGACTGTAACATATGAAGATCCGCATGCCGCTGTAGCTGCTGTTGAATGGTTTAACAACAAGGATTTTCATGGTAGTACAATTGGAGTTTTTATAGCTGAGTCAAAAAACAAAGACGAGCAAGCCTATAATTCAGTGGCAGAACCGGCTGTTGCTGGTAATGTTGGTGGGCTAGAGGAAACTACTAGAGATGTTAATGGGGGTAGTGGAAGAGGTAGAGGTCAAATCGATTCTTCAGGCAAGGCTTGGCAACAAGAGGGCGATTGGTTGTGTCCGAATACCAG TTGCTCCAATGTAAATTTTGCTTTTCGTGGTGCTTGCAATCGCTGTGGAAGTGCTCGTCCAGTTGGTGCTGCTGGTGTTGCTGGGGGTGGTGGTCGTGGCAAGGGACGTGCCAGTCAAGGTCAAGAGTCAGGGGGTGTTGGCCGTCCAGTTACCGGGGGACTCTTTGGGCCGAATGACTGGCCTTGTCCAAT GTGTGGTAACATCAATTGGGCGAAGCGGACTAAATGCAATATTTGCAATACAAATAAGCCTGGCCACAATGAGGGTGGTGTAAG AGGAGGGCGAGGTGGAGGTTACAAAGAGCtggatgaagaagaaattgaggaaACTAGACGTCGTAGGCGGGAGGCTGAA GATGATGGGGAGTTGTATGATGAATTTGGAAATCTTAAGAAGAAATTCCGTGCTAAAACACAGCAGGCTGAAGCTGCAAGAGTGCTTCCTGGTTCAGGGCGTGCTGGGTGGGAGGTTGAGGACCTAG TGACTGGTGATCATTGA
- the LOC112789034 gene encoding BTB/POZ domain-containing protein At3g19850 isoform X2, with translation MSKYCGKLKRILNHQKRCNVTKLGIRINNFPGGPDGFELVSRFCYNNGNIPITVANVPLLYCCAIYLGMAEGVFSNNLLQQTETFLDRISQWKWHDIIESLMNCEHVYAYADCYGLLERIIVGGVLPKINQTPNSSDVSFINSCSSPSSYSSPESTSGNKRFSSSSNKLANTPEKIRSALPSKAWWFDDVATLPPKIIEKLFQFLGAYKTDNNNLVLTRFLLHYLRKATQKTRVVDCKNSSESEYAALAETAAYGVIFVGKETFSCRGLFWVIRIVSGFGLSKGCRTELERLIGGVLEQATLDDLLVSGHDMGVYYDVNLVIRLVKLFVDINGSDEGVSLQKLKRVGRLIDKYLREISPDQNLKISKFLGVAECLPDIARDSFDGVYRAIDIYLESHPMITFEERSRLCRCLNYIKLSFEASKDLAKNPRIPPRIAMQALISQQSKIATLDYDETETPRKKNPYQLVLYKEGKRNSFSKEKKDMTLNMDKMQWKVVELEELCKEMNSKMVNRNALFNHARARSSPRLC, from the exons ATGTCAAAATACTGTGGAAAGTTGAAGAGAATCTTGAATCATCAAAAGAGATGTAATGTTACGAAGTTGGGGATTAGAATCAATAACTTCCCTGGAGGCCCAgatgggtttgaacttgtttcaaGGTTCTGTTACAATAACGGCAACATTCCAATCACTGTGGCTAATGTTCCTCTCCTCTATTGCTGTGCCATTTATCTTGGAATGGCAGAAGGGGTTTTCAGCAACAATCTCTTGCAACAAACAGAAACATTTCTTGATAGAATCTCTCAGTGGAAATGGCATGATATAATTGAAAGTCTCATGAATTGTGAGCATGTGTATGCATATGCAGATTGCTATGGCCTCTTAGAAAGGATCATTGTTGGTGGAGTGTTACCAAAGATTAATCAAACTCCAAATTCTTCAGATGTAAGCTTCATCAATTCATGTTCTTCACCATCCTCATATTCTTCCCCAGAAAGCACTTCTGGTAATAAGAGATTCTCTTCCTCATCAAACAAACTGGCTAATACTCCAGAAAAAATCAGGTCAGCTTTGCCAAGCAAAGCATGGTGGTTTGATGATGTGGCAACTTTACCCCCAAAGATCATTGAGAAACTCTTCCAATTTCTTGGTGCATACAAAACTGACAACAACAATTTAGTCCTCACAAGGTTTTTGTTGCATTATCTGAGAAAAGCAACTCAAAAAACCAGAGTTGTCGATTGCAAAAACAGCAGTGAGAGTGAGTATGCCGCTCTTGCAGAAACAGCAGCTTATGGTGTCATTTTTGTTGGAAAGGAAACATTTTCATGCAGAGGGCTATTTTGGGTAATAAGGATTGTATCCGGTTTTGGTTTGAGTAAAGGTTGCAGGACTGAACTTGAAAGATTAATTGGTGGTGTCCTTGAACAAGCTACTTTGGATGATCTTTTGGTATCTGGCCATGATATGGGAGTTTATTATGATGTTAATTTGGTCATAAGATTGGTTAAACTCTTTGTTGATATCAATGGTTCTGATGAAGGAGTTTCATTACAGAAACTGAAAAGGGTTGGTAGGTTGATTGACAAGTATTTGAGGGAGATATCACCTGATCAGAATCTCAAGATCTCTAAGTTTCTTGGAGTAGCAGAATGCTTGCCAGATATTGCAAGGGATAGCTTTGATGGGGTCTATAGAGCCATTGACATCTATCTTGAG TCTCATCCTATGATCACATTCGAGGAAAGATCAAGATTGTGTAGATGTCTTAATTACATTAAACTCAGCTTTGAAGCTAGTAAGGATCTGGCCAAGAACCCCAGAATACCTCCAAGGATTGCAATGCAGGCTCTTATTTCTCAGCAATCAAAAATTGCAACACTGGACTATGATGAGACCGAGACTCCAAGAAAGAAGAATCCTTATCAATTAGTTTTGTACAAAGAAGGTAAGAGGAACAGCTTCTCCAAGGAGAAAAAAGACATGACACTAAACATGGATAAAATGCAATGGAAGGTAGTAGAATTGGAAGAATTATGCAAGGAAATGAACTCAAAGATGGTTAACCGGAATGCATTGTTTAATCATGCTCGTGCCAGATCCTCACCAAGATTATGCTGA
- the LOC112789032 gene encoding uncharacterized protein, with protein sequence MNIMSTNQCGWPLRVHHDHHTDKGGIIKAPFLGSRGLDFVNAAHKCHHHGARKCRPISCSAVSDNVDPYDSDDIQKNKSQKGETGGVNSEMLRESLEKIVGTDDSTFSGFDLATLIRKKYGRSYDVQLIKKEFMGRNLLALNVMWKYMEQRSFPLTEEEYILRLDDVANTLKCWGAVSHIRNSLQNSKERPRIGKAVSIFIDMDESGARSNEWIYK encoded by the exons ATGAACATTATGTCGACCAACCAGTGTGGTTGGCCTCTGAGAGTTCACCATGATCATCACACTGATAAAGGAGGTATTATTAAGGCTCCGTTTTTAGGATCCAGAGGATTGGACTTTGTTAATGCTGCTCATAAATGTCATCATCATGGTGCAAGGAAATGTAGGCCAATTTCTTGCAGTGCAGTGAGTGACAATGTGGATCCTTACGACTCAGATGACATTCAAAAGAACAAATCTCAGAAGGGTGAAACTGGAGGA GTGAATAGTGAAATGCTTAGAGAGAGTCTTGAGAAAATAGTTGGTACTGATGATTCCACGTTTAGTGGATTTGACCTTGCTACACTCATTAGGAAAAAATATGGCAGGTCTTATGATGTTCAGCTAATAAAGAAG GAATTCATGGGAAGAAATCTGCTTGCTTTGAATGTCATGTGGAAGTACATGGAACAG AGATCATTTCCATTGACCGAAGAAGAGTATATTTTGAGGCTTGATGATGTGGCAAACACATTAAAATGTTGGGGAGCTGTCTCACATATCCGGAACAGCCTACAAAATTCTAAAGAACGGCCTCGGATAGGGAAG GCCGTAAGCATTTTCATTGATATGGATGAGTCTGGTGCTCGTTCAAACGAGTGGATATACAAATAG
- the LOC112789031 gene encoding uncharacterized protein, with amino-acid sequence MVVIMQQQQQNPSALVPAPQPPPPQHINNAQSSASSASAAATAVTSLRSPSSSATAVGHSQLSSPSSLAPVPIQQRQPLLSSVPLPPDHAVGAVVPIAAALPSGAGDPPVVSVTSPLARVRLSDIAPYDGAPAGPYVRAVEALSGSLMRHNAALIELGSEDSALMRCGLEGSRLFFRSRAQLGDGKGSRGVYMYRAGRAFEDWDSSPPCMADIFRCMGKASRSALCAIARHLRLRSDVFNHLLDDAPLPANEVSSSVLVATHSHSSLQNGKGAIGGGKPTVNGEVEKGLLTLISTDTPGLQVCDPNGRWYLADSGSGPGDLLLITGKALSHATAGLRPAASYRASPDYFLGSNSGGRTSLAYRLMPQGNAILDCSPIAAAGHVIPQSYVPISVSQFMDDLATEELIGSRSDNDDVAQDNVNKDPSLRSVLSDPLSGAFLEDAMLVSCGHSFGGLLLRRVIETSRCTVCNADVETSSLIPNLALRAAAVAVKHEDDRRLFRNAALRKRRKEMGDQIDPIRRVNRENGDFTAADGLQRGVQYPFSVNEKVIIKGNRRTPEKFVGKEAVITSQCLNGWYLLKIIETGENVRLQYRSLRKLLNSPALEDQCPTQPIQNSSS; translated from the exons ATGGTGGTGATCATGCAACAACAGCAGCAGAACCCCTCTGCACTGGTTCCAGCGCCGCAGCCGCCGCCGCCGCAACACATCAACAACGCTCAGTCCTCAGCTTCCTCCGCCTCCGCCGCCGCTACAGCTGTCACCTCCCTTAGGTCACCCTCCTCCTCCGCCACTGCCGTTGGACACTCTCAACTATCTTCGCCTTCCTCTCTTGCTCCCGTTCCCATTCAGCAGCGGCAACCCTTGCTCTCCTCAGTGCCGCTGCCACCTGACCATGCTGTTGGAGCGGTGGTTCCCATCGCTGCAGCTCTGCCGTCCGGTGCTGGTGACCCCCCGGTGGTGTCAGTGACGTCTCCACTGGCGAGAGTCCGGCTATCGGACATTGCGCCTTACGACGGGGCACCGGCGGGGCCCTATGTTAGGGCTGTGGAAGCTTTGTCTGGGTCGCTGATGAGGCACAATGCGGCCTTGATCGAGTTGGGGAGCGAGGATTCGGCTCTGATGCGGTGCGGGTTGGAAGGTTCAAGATTGTTCTTCAGGAGCAGGGCTCAATTGGGTGATGGGAAGGGAAGCCGTGGGGTTTACATGTACAGAGCAGGAAG GGCTTTCGAGGATTGGGATTCATCTCCACCTTGTATGGCTGATATTTTTAGGTGCATGGGAAAGGCGTCTCGATCTGCTTTGTGTGCCATTGCCAGGCATCTGCGCCTCCGAAGCGA TGTTTTTAACCATTTGCTTGATGATGCTCCCTTGCCTGCTAATGAGGTATCTTCATCAGTTCTTGTTGCCACTCACTCACATTCTTCTTTGCAAAATGGAAAAGGGGCTATTGGAGGGGGAAAGCCTACTGTCAATGGAGAAGTGGAGAAGGGATTGTTGACATTGATATCTACAGACACTCCTGGTCTTCAG GTATGTGACCCCAATGGTCGCTGGTATCTGGCAGACAGTGGGTCTGGGCCAGGGGATCTTTTATTGATAACTGGCAAGGCACTTAGCCATGCTACTGCAGGCTTACGTCCGGCTGCATCATATAGAGCTTCTCCTGATTATTTTCTAGGTTCTAATAGTGGAGGaag GACTTCTCTTGCTTATAGACTCATGCCACAGGGAAATGCAATATTAGATTGTTCTCCAATTGCAGCAGCTGGCCATGTTATACCCCAAAGCTATGTTCCAATATCTGTTAGCCAGTTTATGGATGACCTGGCTACTGAAGAACTCATAGGTAGCAGAAGCGATAATGATGAT GTTGCTCAAGACAATGTGAATAAGGATCCCTCGTTACGAAGTGTTCTATCAGATCCATTATC TGGTGCATTCCTTGAAGATGCCATGCTTGTCTCATGTGGACACTCATTTGGTGGTCTCTTGCTGAGGAGAGTCATTGAAACA TCGAGATGTACTGTCTGCAATGCTGATGTAGAGACAAGTTCTTTGATCCCTAACCTTG CTCTTAGAGCTGCAGCTGTTGCTGTTAAGCATGAGGATGATCGAAGGTTATTTCGCAATGCTGCTCTACGAAAGCGGCGGAAAGAAATGGGTGACCAAATCGATCCAATCAGAAGAGTGAATAGG GAAAATGGAGATTTTACTGCTGCTGATGGACTGCAAAGGGGAGTACAATATCCATTTTCAGTAAATGAGAAGGTTATTATTAAG GGTAACAGGAGAACACCAGAAAAATTTGTTGGGAAAGAAGCTGTCATTACGTCTCAGTGTCTTAATGGCTG GTATTTGCTCAAGATTATTGAAACTGGAGAGAATGTCCGCTTGCAGTACCGTTCCCTTAGGAAGCTCTTAAACTCACCAGCTTTAGAGGACCAGTGTCCTACACAGCCAATTCAAAATAGCAGCTCCTAG
- the LOC112789030 gene encoding transcription initiation factor TFIID subunit 15 isoform X1 has product MASHQGKVPPSNGSVYVCNLPFGTDETMLAEYFGTIGLIKKDKRTGRPKIWLYRDKETNEPKGDATVTYEDPHAAVAAVEWFNNKDFHGSTIGVFIAESKNKDEQAYNSVAEPAVAGNVGGLEETTRDVNGGSGRGRGQIDSSGKAWQQEGDWLCPNTSCSNVNFAFRGACNRCGSARPVGAAGVAGGGGRGKGRASQGQESGGVGRPVTGGLFGPNDWPCPMCGNINWAKRTKCNICNTNKPGHNEGGVRGGRGGGYKELDEEEIEETRRRRREAEDDGELYDEFGNLKKKFRAKTQQAEAARVLPGSGRAGWEVEDLGIDRDSRERSRDRVRDRNDGESRNRDRNEKERPSSRIRERDRGRDRDWDYDDRDRNYGRDRDRDRGRHRH; this is encoded by the exons ATGGCAAGCCATCAAGGGAAAGTTCCTCCTTCGAATGGGTCTGTGTATGTATGCAACTTGCCTTTTGGCACTGACGAAACCATGTTGGCCGAGTATTTTGGCACCATTGGTTTGATCAAG AAAGATAAACGGACCGGGAGGCCTAAAATATGGTTATATCGAGACAAAGAGACTAATGAACCAAAGGGAGATGCGACTGTAACATATGAAGATCCGCATGCCGCTGTAGCTGCTGTTGAATGGTTTAACAACAAGGATTTTCATGGTAGTACAATTGGAGTTTTTATAGCTGAGTCAAAAAACAAAGACGAGCAAGCCTATAATTCAGTGGCAGAACCGGCTGTTGCTGGTAATGTTGGTGGGCTAGAGGAAACTACTAGAGATGTTAATGGGGGTAGTGGAAGAGGTAGAGGTCAAATCGATTCTTCAGGCAAGGCTTGGCAACAAGAGGGCGATTGGTTGTGTCCGAATACCAG TTGCTCCAATGTAAATTTTGCTTTTCGTGGTGCTTGCAATCGCTGTGGAAGTGCTCGTCCAGTTGGTGCTGCTGGTGTTGCTGGGGGTGGTGGTCGTGGCAAGGGACGTGCCAGTCAAGGTCAAGAGTCAGGGGGTGTTGGCCGTCCAGTTACCGGGGGACTCTTTGGGCCGAATGACTGGCCTTGTCCAAT GTGTGGTAACATCAATTGGGCGAAGCGGACTAAATGCAATATTTGCAATACAAATAAGCCTGGCCACAATGAGGGTGGTGTAAG AGGAGGGCGAGGTGGAGGTTACAAAGAGCtggatgaagaagaaattgaggaaACTAGACGTCGTAGGCGGGAGGCTGAA GATGATGGGGAGTTGTATGATGAATTTGGAAATCTTAAGAAGAAATTCCGTGCTAAAACACAGCAGGCTGAAGCTGCAAGAGTGCTTCCTGGTTCAGGGCGTGCTGGGTGGGAGGTTGAGGACCTAG ggattgataGGGATTCCAGAGAAAGAAGTAGAGACAGGGTGAGAGATCGTAATGATGGGGAGAGCAGGAACAGAGATCGAAATGAAAAAGAGAGGCCAAGCAGTCGGATCAGAGAGAGGGACAGGGGAAGGGATCGTGACTGGGATTACGATGATCGAGATAGAAATTATGGCCGCGATCGAGACCGGGACCGGGGTAGGCATCGTCACTAA
- the LOC112789035 gene encoding DNA repair protein XRCC2 homolog isoform X2, translating into MNKKEDNEKGGVKGWIDGDETAHYTLRRISALRSTLLVPPLHRVPLRLGNVIEIFGPSPSAKTQILIQVAINCVLPKEWNGVRYGGFDHSVLFLDLDCRFDISRLSQMLTHRIMEGNAIGDCDKTLYDLCMQRFLYARCSNSFEFLQTLKSLHYRLKREKDHGVSVQLLLIDSIGAFHWVDRASMFLSLKEHNR; encoded by the exons ATGAACAAGAAGGAGGATAATGAGAAAGGAGGAGTTAAAGGTTGGATCGACGGCGATGAAACCGCTCACTATACGCTACGTAGGATCTCCGCCCTCCGATCCACCCTCCTCGTTCCGCCGCTGCACAGGGTTCCGCTCCGCCTCGGCAACGTCATCGAGATCTTCGGTCCCTCACCCTCCGCCAAAACACAAATTCTCATTCAA GTTGCTATAAATTGTGTACTTCCGAAAGAGTGGAACGGGGTTCGCTACGGTGGTTTTGACCATTCCGTGCTCTTTCTTGACCTCGATTGTCGCTTCGATATCTCGCGCTTGTCGCAAATGCTCACTCATCGGATTATGGAAGGTAATGCGATTGGGGATTGTGATAAGACGCTGTATGATTTGTGCATGCAACGCTTCTTGTATGCCCGGTGTTCCAACAGCTTCGAATTCCTTCAGACTCTCAAG AGTTTACATTATCGCTTAAAAAGGGAGAAAGATCATGGGGTTAGTGTGCAACTGCTACTGATTGACAG CATTGGAGCTTTTCATTGGGTAGATCGGGCATCAATGTTCTTGTCTCTAAAAGAACATAATAGGTAA
- the LOC112789035 gene encoding DNA repair protein XRCC2 homolog isoform X1: MNKKEDNEKGGVKGWIDGDETAHYTLRRISALRSTLLVPPLHRVPLRLGNVIEIFGPSPSAKTQILIQVAINCVLPKEWNGVRYGGFDHSVLFLDLDCRFDISRLSQMLTHRIMEGNAIGDCDKTLYDLCMQRFLYARCSNSFEFLQTLKSLHYRLKREKDHGVSVQLLLIDSIGAFHWVDRASMFLSLKEHNRKKLFLQSVSEAVVQDIKKLLQVHPMLVIATKSVIFGNTYSTASEEVNGCSRNVTRSPQHTQYREYMPSVWQSFVTHRILLRRSDDQPVISNSENSSWYVLEWLLPRIGLPDKIIVKDNGVFVDS, from the exons ATGAACAAGAAGGAGGATAATGAGAAAGGAGGAGTTAAAGGTTGGATCGACGGCGATGAAACCGCTCACTATACGCTACGTAGGATCTCCGCCCTCCGATCCACCCTCCTCGTTCCGCCGCTGCACAGGGTTCCGCTCCGCCTCGGCAACGTCATCGAGATCTTCGGTCCCTCACCCTCCGCCAAAACACAAATTCTCATTCAA GTTGCTATAAATTGTGTACTTCCGAAAGAGTGGAACGGGGTTCGCTACGGTGGTTTTGACCATTCCGTGCTCTTTCTTGACCTCGATTGTCGCTTCGATATCTCGCGCTTGTCGCAAATGCTCACTCATCGGATTATGGAAGGTAATGCGATTGGGGATTGTGATAAGACGCTGTATGATTTGTGCATGCAACGCTTCTTGTATGCCCGGTGTTCCAACAGCTTCGAATTCCTTCAGACTCTCAAG AGTTTACATTATCGCTTAAAAAGGGAGAAAGATCATGGGGTTAGTGTGCAACTGCTACTGATTGACAG CATTGGAGCTTTTCATTGGGTAGATCGGGCATCAATGTTCTTGTCTCTAAAAGAACATAATAG GAAAAAGCTTTTCTTACAGAGTGTATCAGAAGCTGTAGTTCAAGATATTAAAAAACTACTTCAGGTGCATCCTATGTTAGTTATAGCCACAAAGTCGGTTATTTTTGGAAATACATACTCTACGGCTTCAGAGGAGGTCAACGG GTGTTCAAGAAATGTAACAAGAAGCCCACAACATACTCAGTATCGTGAGTACATGCCTTCAGTCTGGCAG TCCTTTGTTACACATAGAATACTTCTACGCCGTTCAG ATGATCAACCTGTTATAAGCAATTCTGAAAACTCCTCATGGTATGTGTTGGAATGGTTATTACCAAGAATTGGACTTCCAGACAAGATTATAGTGAAGGAT AATGGTGTTTTTGTTGATTCATGA
- the LOC112789034 gene encoding BTB/POZ domain-containing protein At1g50280 isoform X1, translated as MPKHCDMQINIDGQQIFLLKEKVMSKYCGKLKRILNHQKRCNVTKLGIRINNFPGGPDGFELVSRFCYNNGNIPITVANVPLLYCCAIYLGMAEGVFSNNLLQQTETFLDRISQWKWHDIIESLMNCEHVYAYADCYGLLERIIVGGVLPKINQTPNSSDVSFINSCSSPSSYSSPESTSGNKRFSSSSNKLANTPEKIRSALPSKAWWFDDVATLPPKIIEKLFQFLGAYKTDNNNLVLTRFLLHYLRKATQKTRVVDCKNSSESEYAALAETAAYGVIFVGKETFSCRGLFWVIRIVSGFGLSKGCRTELERLIGGVLEQATLDDLLVSGHDMGVYYDVNLVIRLVKLFVDINGSDEGVSLQKLKRVGRLIDKYLREISPDQNLKISKFLGVAECLPDIARDSFDGVYRAIDIYLESHPMITFEERSRLCRCLNYIKLSFEASKDLAKNPRIPPRIAMQALISQQSKIATLDYDETETPRKKNPYQLVLYKEGKRNSFSKEKKDMTLNMDKMQWKVVELEELCKEMNSKMVNRNALFNHARARSSPRLC; from the exons ATGCCGAAGCATTGTGACATGCAAATCAATATTGATGGTCAGCAGATATTCCTATTGAAAGAG AAGGTTATGTCAAAATACTGTGGAAAGTTGAAGAGAATCTTGAATCATCAAAAGAGATGTAATGTTACGAAGTTGGGGATTAGAATCAATAACTTCCCTGGAGGCCCAgatgggtttgaacttgtttcaaGGTTCTGTTACAATAACGGCAACATTCCAATCACTGTGGCTAATGTTCCTCTCCTCTATTGCTGTGCCATTTATCTTGGAATGGCAGAAGGGGTTTTCAGCAACAATCTCTTGCAACAAACAGAAACATTTCTTGATAGAATCTCTCAGTGGAAATGGCATGATATAATTGAAAGTCTCATGAATTGTGAGCATGTGTATGCATATGCAGATTGCTATGGCCTCTTAGAAAGGATCATTGTTGGTGGAGTGTTACCAAAGATTAATCAAACTCCAAATTCTTCAGATGTAAGCTTCATCAATTCATGTTCTTCACCATCCTCATATTCTTCCCCAGAAAGCACTTCTGGTAATAAGAGATTCTCTTCCTCATCAAACAAACTGGCTAATACTCCAGAAAAAATCAGGTCAGCTTTGCCAAGCAAAGCATGGTGGTTTGATGATGTGGCAACTTTACCCCCAAAGATCATTGAGAAACTCTTCCAATTTCTTGGTGCATACAAAACTGACAACAACAATTTAGTCCTCACAAGGTTTTTGTTGCATTATCTGAGAAAAGCAACTCAAAAAACCAGAGTTGTCGATTGCAAAAACAGCAGTGAGAGTGAGTATGCCGCTCTTGCAGAAACAGCAGCTTATGGTGTCATTTTTGTTGGAAAGGAAACATTTTCATGCAGAGGGCTATTTTGGGTAATAAGGATTGTATCCGGTTTTGGTTTGAGTAAAGGTTGCAGGACTGAACTTGAAAGATTAATTGGTGGTGTCCTTGAACAAGCTACTTTGGATGATCTTTTGGTATCTGGCCATGATATGGGAGTTTATTATGATGTTAATTTGGTCATAAGATTGGTTAAACTCTTTGTTGATATCAATGGTTCTGATGAAGGAGTTTCATTACAGAAACTGAAAAGGGTTGGTAGGTTGATTGACAAGTATTTGAGGGAGATATCACCTGATCAGAATCTCAAGATCTCTAAGTTTCTTGGAGTAGCAGAATGCTTGCCAGATATTGCAAGGGATAGCTTTGATGGGGTCTATAGAGCCATTGACATCTATCTTGAG TCTCATCCTATGATCACATTCGAGGAAAGATCAAGATTGTGTAGATGTCTTAATTACATTAAACTCAGCTTTGAAGCTAGTAAGGATCTGGCCAAGAACCCCAGAATACCTCCAAGGATTGCAATGCAGGCTCTTATTTCTCAGCAATCAAAAATTGCAACACTGGACTATGATGAGACCGAGACTCCAAGAAAGAAGAATCCTTATCAATTAGTTTTGTACAAAGAAGGTAAGAGGAACAGCTTCTCCAAGGAGAAAAAAGACATGACACTAAACATGGATAAAATGCAATGGAAGGTAGTAGAATTGGAAGAATTATGCAAGGAAATGAACTCAAAGATGGTTAACCGGAATGCATTGTTTAATCATGCTCGTGCCAGATCCTCACCAAGATTATGCTGA